In Ipomoea triloba cultivar NCNSP0323 chromosome 7, ASM357664v1, a single genomic region encodes these proteins:
- the LOC116024653 gene encoding RING-H2 finger protein ATL13-like, whose protein sequence is MDEKSFLSPFHQPIFLPPPPPPLRGGGGGGGGFSLNNKVSPSILLIIIILAIIFFISGLLHLLVRYLLRPSSRDPDEVDNVTALQGQLQQLFHLHDAGVDQSFIDTLPIFNYKAIIGLKNQNHFDCAVCLCEFEGEDNLRLLPKCSHAFHMECIDTWLLSHSTCPLCRASLLPDYSMASPIVLVLESGSESSREMGHPEREGILGISQRCGDDDGDLQKSCEILQEKGEGDQEKVVKVKLGKFRNVDSSGEGSSDGGIDSRRCFSMGSFAYIMDENSSLHVPIRMKKQASKKKPLTPGHRVALSECGGCDSRRDFNGFEAFRFSEIQTSGSDGNEITTNKVVKEGKRESFSISKIWLRGNKDNNNPNSAATEGRRAVSFRFPAHSAVAGVKTKSGGGDGGSGASFRFPAHSGVAGTKTKSGGGGGDAPAGSGGASVFEIGIDGWGGGGCDVENDGSSHIVNSSANAPSFGRRTLIWLMGRQNKVVHSTFSSNV, encoded by the coding sequence ATGGATGAAAAATCGTTTCTTTCACCATTTCATCAGCCAATTTTCctccctccgccgccgccgccgctgcgcggcggcggcggcggcggcggcgggttTAGCCTGAACAACAAGGTAAGCCCGAGTATACTTCTGATCATCATAATTCTTGCGataattttcttcatttccGGTCTGCTTCACCTGCTGGTTAGATATCTTTTAAGGCCTTCAAGTAGAGATCCAGATGAGGTTGATAATGTCACAGCTCTGCAAGGCCAATTACAGCAGCTTTTTCACCTCCATGATGCTGGGGTGGACCAGTCTTTCATTGATACCCTTCCAATTTTCAACTACAAAGCCATAATTGGTCTGAAAAACCAGAACCACTTTGATTGTGCAGTGTGTTTGTGTGAGTTTGAGGGGGAAGATAATCTCAGATTGCTCCCAAAATGCAGCCATGCCTTCCACATGGAGTGTATAGACACTTGGCTTTTGTCCCACTCCACTTGCCCTCTCTGCAGGGCTAGCCTCCTCCCTGATTACTCCATGGCTTCCCCTATAGTCCTGGTTCTTGAATCTGGGAGTGAGAGTTCAAGGGAAATGGGCCATCCTGAGAGGGAGGGTATTTTGGGGATTTCACAGAgatgtggtgatgatgatggtgatttGCAGAAATCATGTGAGATTCTTCAAGAGAAGGGGGAGGGGGATCAAGAAAAAGTTGTGAAGGTGAAGCTTGGGAAGTTTAGGAATGTGGATTCTAGTGGGGAGGGGAGTAGTGATGGTGGGATTGATTCAAGAAGGTGTTTTTCTATGGGGTCATTTGCTTATATTATGGATGAGAATTCATCTCTTCATGTCCCTATTAGGATGAAGAAACAGGCCAGCAAGAAGAAGCCACTCACACCAGGCCACAGGGTTGCCCTGTCTGAGTGTGGTGGGTGTGATTCAAGAAGGGACTTCAATGGGTTTGAGGCTTTTAGGTTTTCTGAGATTCAAACTAGTGGTAGTGATGGGAATGAGATCACCACCAACAAGGTAGTTAAAGAAGGTAAAAGAGAGAGCTTTTCAATTTCCAAGATTTGGCTCCGGGGAAATAAGGACAACAACAACCCTAATTCCGCCGCCACGGAAGGGCGGCGTGCCGTCTCGTTCCGGTTCCCGGCGCACTCGGCCGTGGCGGGTGTGAAGACCAAGAGCGGCGGGGGCGACGGCGGGAGTGGCGCCTCATTCCGGTTCCCCGCGCACTCGGGCGTGGCGGGCACGAAGACCAAGAGCGGCGGGGGCGGGGGCGACGCCCCCGCCGGGAGTGGTGGTGCAAGTGTTTTCGAGATTGGCATTGATGGGTGGGGTGGTGGGGGGTGTGATGTGGAAAATGATGGCTCCTCCCATATTGTGAATTCTTCAGCAAATGCACCTTCTTTTGGGAGGAGAACTTTGATTTGGCTAATGGGAAGGCAAAACAAGGTTGTGCACTCTACATTCTCATCAAATGTCTAA